A region from the Nesterenkonia lacusekhoensis genome encodes:
- the uraD gene encoding 2-oxo-4-hydroxy-4-carboxy-5-ureidoimidazoline decarboxylase — protein MKLEEFNSAEAETAGELLHTCAPIASWRAALLARRPFGSQQELLETAEELAAGWADQEVDAALAHHPRIGEKVQGSGAEAQASRSEQGNLSEDEKARQEWVQANVAYEEKFDRIFLIRAKGRSSEEMLEQLHQRLENSPETENEVRRGQLAEIALLRLKESVES, from the coding sequence ATGAAGCTCGAGGAGTTCAACAGCGCCGAAGCGGAGACCGCGGGAGAGCTGCTGCACACCTGCGCGCCCATCGCCTCCTGGCGGGCGGCGCTGCTGGCTCGACGGCCCTTCGGCTCCCAGCAGGAGCTGCTGGAGACGGCGGAGGAGCTGGCCGCCGGATGGGCCGATCAGGAGGTGGATGCGGCGCTGGCGCACCACCCGCGGATCGGGGAGAAGGTCCAGGGCAGCGGTGCTGAGGCGCAGGCCTCACGCAGCGAGCAGGGGAACCTGTCAGAGGACGAGAAGGCCCGTCAGGAGTGGGTGCAGGCCAATGTGGCCTATGAGGAGAAGTTCGACCGCATCTTCCTGATCCGCGCCAAGGGCCGCAGCTCCGAGGAGATGCTGGAGCAGCTGCACCAGCGGCTGGAGAACTCCCCGGAGACCGAGAACGAGGTCCGGCGCGGCCAGCTGGCCGAGATCGCCCTGCTGCGGCTGAAGGAGTCCGTGGAGAGCTGA
- a CDS encoding MFS transporter: MTQQAFLSAEGHRKTREEKKVLAGTLVGTTIEWYDFFIYAQAAGFVLAVLYFEPLGEENQTLAQLVAWASIGISFLFRPLGAILAGWLGDRYGRKLVLVLTLLGMGGATAFIGLLPTYAAWGMAAPILLVVLRILQGLSAGGEWGGAALLAVEHAPRHKRGLFGMYPQIGVPLGMFMAAISMFGLRAALTEEQFLEWGWRMPFLFSFVLIVVAYLIRRRVEESPVFAEMKQRKKESSAPLKELLTTHKKNVFLTALIFSANNAAGYMIIVFFASYASSAVGFSTTDTLIASLVGALGWFIFTYFGGWISDRIGRVLTYQIGFGILILWCIPMWFLIDTGSLLMFALAVFVLTIGLGPSYGPQSALYAEMFPADVRFSGVSIGYAFGSIMGGAFAATIAQAIYDATGQGWMIGLYLSGLSLISLIAVSLVPKTLQGIDLEAGGSSAEGSETPESETRSSGEHLPVK, translated from the coding sequence ATGACGCAGCAGGCATTCCTCAGCGCTGAGGGGCATCGGAAGACCCGCGAGGAGAAGAAGGTCCTCGCCGGAACCTTGGTGGGGACCACGATCGAGTGGTACGACTTCTTCATCTATGCACAGGCGGCAGGATTCGTCCTGGCTGTGCTGTACTTCGAACCCTTGGGCGAGGAGAACCAGACCCTGGCCCAGCTGGTGGCCTGGGCCTCGATCGGCATCTCCTTCCTCTTCCGCCCTCTGGGCGCCATCCTGGCCGGCTGGCTGGGCGACCGCTACGGACGCAAGCTCGTCCTGGTCCTGACCCTGCTGGGCATGGGCGGGGCCACCGCCTTCATCGGCCTGCTGCCGACCTACGCGGCCTGGGGCATGGCCGCCCCGATCCTGCTGGTGGTCCTGCGCATCCTGCAGGGTCTCTCCGCCGGCGGCGAATGGGGCGGTGCCGCTCTGCTGGCCGTCGAGCATGCCCCGCGCCACAAGCGCGGCCTGTTCGGCATGTATCCGCAGATCGGCGTCCCCCTGGGCATGTTCATGGCGGCCATCTCCATGTTCGGTCTGCGTGCTGCGCTGACCGAGGAGCAGTTCCTGGAATGGGGCTGGCGCATGCCGTTCCTCTTCTCCTTCGTGCTGATCGTGGTGGCCTACCTGATCCGCCGCCGGGTGGAGGAGTCCCCGGTCTTCGCCGAGATGAAGCAGCGGAAGAAGGAGTCCTCGGCTCCGCTCAAGGAGCTGCTGACCACCCATAAGAAGAACGTCTTCCTGACCGCTCTGATCTTCTCGGCCAACAACGCCGCGGGCTACATGATCATCGTCTTCTTCGCCTCCTACGCCTCCAGCGCCGTGGGATTCTCCACCACCGACACGCTGATCGCCTCCCTGGTGGGCGCGCTGGGCTGGTTCATCTTCACCTACTTCGGCGGTTGGATCAGCGACCGCATCGGCCGCGTGCTGACCTATCAGATCGGCTTCGGGATCCTGATCCTCTGGTGTATCCCGATGTGGTTCCTGATCGACACCGGCTCTCTGCTGATGTTCGCGCTCGCGGTGTTCGTGCTGACCATCGGCCTGGGCCCCTCCTATGGCCCGCAGTCGGCCCTCTACGCCGAGATGTTCCCGGCGGATGTCCGCTTCTCCGGGGTGTCCATCGGCTACGCCTTCGGCTCCATCATGGGCGGAGCCTTCGCTGCGACCATCGCCCAGGCCATCTACGACGCCACCGGCCAGGGATGGATGATCGGCCTCTACCTCTCCGGCCTCTCGCTGATCTCGCTGATCGCGGTCTCCCTGGTGCCGAAGACGCTGCAGGGCATCGACCTGGAGGCCGGGGGCAGCTCGGCGGAAGGCTCCGAGACTCCCGAATCCGAAACCCGCAGCTCCGGTGAGCATCTGCCGGTGAAGTGA
- a CDS encoding AtzH-like domain-containing protein: MNVQHGDDQQVTIDQDGVPQYRRPAAQGDDRPDVEAAFWAYEQALMADDLETMAHLFAPGEQTLRGDASGLMVSHEEITGFRGARGGAPKRRIVELHVRALGSDHASTVAITELVDASGASTGRGQQTQVWTRSDNPDAGHQGWQCSVAHVMVAPPVFDRRVWRVLGAPLVPAAAEAKEQGALAGHTVAVKDLFSVAGQRVGAGSPAYLAEAQVQEATAPAVETLLEAGAEITGLAATDEFAYSLAGTNTHYGTPPNPRAPRRISGGSSSGSASAVALGHASIGLGTDTGGSIRVPSAYQGLWGIRTTHDLVSREGLLPLADSFDTVGWMTRTPQALADAAEVLIPETEVAAAAASVPSAMGGMASTSPRLIVPKGPVAWPASRALGELKAIPQLTDLADPEVAQAVRSAAAEATQLDVALDEETLGQWVTAFSTVQGREAWTNHGEWVAEHWEQLAPDVAARFRRAESFSADDEVRARELIAQVREKVRGWVGEGVLALPSASSAAPLIREASAGGELIEAQRQRTLMLTCVAGLAGLPVVSVPLRTEGSEGRPGLPVGLSLVGPSGSDKALIRYAAELVGAEVAGAGQR, encoded by the coding sequence GTGAACGTTCAGCACGGTGATGACCAGCAGGTGACCATCGACCAGGATGGAGTCCCGCAGTACCGGCGTCCTGCTGCTCAGGGTGATGATCGACCGGATGTGGAAGCGGCCTTCTGGGCCTATGAGCAGGCGCTGATGGCTGATGACCTGGAGACGATGGCTCACCTCTTCGCCCCGGGGGAGCAGACGCTGCGCGGCGACGCCTCCGGGCTGATGGTCTCCCACGAGGAGATCACCGGATTCCGCGGCGCTCGCGGAGGTGCGCCCAAGCGGCGGATCGTGGAGCTGCATGTGCGTGCGCTGGGCTCCGATCACGCCTCCACCGTGGCGATCACCGAGCTGGTGGATGCCTCCGGCGCCTCCACAGGGCGCGGCCAGCAGACCCAGGTGTGGACCAGATCTGACAACCCCGACGCCGGCCACCAGGGCTGGCAGTGCTCCGTGGCCCATGTGATGGTGGCCCCGCCCGTCTTCGACCGCAGGGTCTGGCGCGTGCTGGGCGCACCGTTGGTGCCCGCTGCGGCGGAGGCGAAGGAGCAAGGCGCGCTGGCCGGTCACACGGTGGCGGTCAAGGATCTCTTCTCCGTGGCCGGACAGCGGGTGGGTGCCGGGTCCCCGGCCTATCTGGCTGAGGCCCAGGTGCAGGAGGCGACGGCGCCCGCCGTGGAGACGCTGCTGGAGGCCGGTGCTGAGATCACCGGTCTGGCGGCCACCGACGAGTTCGCCTACAGCCTGGCCGGCACCAACACCCACTACGGAACCCCGCCGAACCCGCGTGCGCCGCGGCGGATCAGCGGCGGGTCCAGCTCCGGCTCGGCCTCGGCCGTGGCTCTGGGGCATGCGAGCATCGGGCTCGGCACGGACACCGGCGGGTCCATCCGCGTGCCCTCGGCCTATCAGGGCCTGTGGGGCATCCGGACCACCCATGATCTGGTGAGCCGTGAGGGCCTGCTGCCGCTGGCCGACAGCTTCGACACCGTCGGATGGATGACCCGGACCCCGCAGGCTCTGGCCGATGCCGCCGAGGTGCTGATCCCCGAGACCGAGGTGGCGGCCGCCGCGGCCTCTGTGCCCTCGGCGATGGGCGGGATGGCCAGCACCAGTCCGCGGCTGATCGTGCCCAAGGGGCCGGTGGCCTGGCCGGCGTCGCGCGCTCTGGGCGAGCTCAAGGCGATCCCGCAGCTGACCGACCTGGCCGATCCGGAGGTGGCCCAGGCGGTGCGCAGCGCCGCCGCCGAGGCCACCCAGCTGGACGTGGCCCTGGACGAGGAGACGCTGGGGCAGTGGGTGACCGCCTTCAGCACAGTGCAGGGCCGGGAGGCCTGGACCAACCACGGCGAGTGGGTGGCCGAGCACTGGGAGCAGCTGGCTCCCGATGTGGCGGCCCGCTTCCGCCGCGCGGAGAGCTTCAGTGCCGATGACGAGGTGCGGGCCCGCGAGCTGATCGCTCAGGTGCGTGAGAAGGTGCGCGGCTGGGTCGGCGAGGGTGTGTTGGCGCTGCCCTCGGCGTCCTCTGCGGCTCCGCTGATCCGGGAGGCTTCCGCCGGCGGTGAGCTGATCGAGGCTCAGCGGCAGCGGACCCTGATGCTGACCTGCGTGGCCGGCCTGGCCGGACTGCCGGTGGTCAGCGTGCCGCTGCGCACGGAGGGCTCCGAGGGACGTCCGGGACTGCCGGTGGGCCTGAGCCTGGTGGGCCCCTCCGGCAGCGATAAGGCACTGATCCGCTATGCCGCCGAGCTGGTGGGCGCCGAGGTCGCGGGAGCTGGTCAGCGATGA
- the metX gene encoding homoserine O-acetyltransferase MetX has translation MTLQAPCAAAAPANDFGHRPAGALQIAEVGAYTFETGRFLPSVEIAFETWGTLNEAGDNAILVAHALTGDTHVAPTEADPGSGWWESLLGAGRPIDPERWFVVAPAMVGGCYGSTGPASPDPEGEPWGSRFPFVTIRDSVHLEARLADQLGITEFHTVIGGSMGGARALEWAATYPDRVGGVAVFACGAASTAEQIAFGQAQIKAVENDPHFHGGDYYGGTVPEAGLQLARRIAHITYRTETELSVRFGREPQGREEPFGWSSRRRGRYQVESYLDHQAEKLSSRFDPNAYIVLTEALMSHDVGRGRGGAAQALQNITAVPFLAAVDSDRLYFPEQSREIAELLPGEHEVHMIASPIGHDGFLTSPDQLADQMRRTLGL, from the coding sequence ATGACTCTGCAGGCCCCCTGCGCCGCGGCTGCCCCGGCGAACGATTTCGGACACCGTCCCGCCGGGGCGCTGCAGATCGCGGAGGTGGGGGCCTACACCTTCGAGACCGGCAGGTTCCTGCCCTCGGTCGAGATCGCCTTCGAGACGTGGGGGACCCTCAACGAGGCCGGGGACAACGCGATCCTCGTCGCCCACGCACTCACCGGAGACACCCATGTCGCCCCGACGGAGGCGGACCCCGGATCCGGCTGGTGGGAGAGCCTGCTCGGTGCGGGCCGTCCCATCGATCCGGAGCGTTGGTTCGTCGTGGCTCCGGCCATGGTCGGCGGCTGCTACGGCTCCACCGGCCCTGCCTCTCCGGACCCGGAGGGTGAGCCCTGGGGGTCCCGCTTCCCGTTCGTGACGATCAGGGACTCGGTGCATCTGGAGGCACGCCTGGCCGATCAGCTGGGGATCACTGAGTTCCATACCGTCATCGGCGGCTCCATGGGTGGGGCGCGCGCTCTGGAATGGGCGGCCACCTACCCGGATCGGGTGGGCGGCGTCGCCGTCTTCGCCTGCGGGGCGGCGTCGACTGCCGAGCAGATCGCCTTCGGGCAGGCCCAGATCAAGGCCGTGGAGAACGACCCTCATTTCCACGGCGGCGACTACTACGGCGGGACCGTGCCCGAGGCCGGTCTGCAGCTGGCGCGGCGGATCGCCCACATCACCTACCGCACAGAGACTGAGCTCTCGGTGCGGTTCGGCCGTGAGCCCCAGGGCCGGGAGGAACCCTTCGGGTGGTCCTCCCGTCGGCGTGGGCGCTACCAGGTGGAGTCCTATCTGGACCATCAGGCGGAGAAGCTGTCCTCCCGCTTCGACCCCAATGCCTACATCGTGCTGACCGAGGCGCTGATGAGCCACGACGTCGGCCGCGGCCGCGGGGGAGCGGCGCAGGCTCTGCAGAACATCACCGCGGTGCCGTTCCTGGCCGCGGTGGACAGCGACCGGCTCTACTTCCCGGAGCAGTCCCGCGAGATCGCCGAGCTTCTGCCCGGCGAGCATGAGGTGCACATGATCGCCTCACCCATCGGTCATGACGGCTTCCTGACCAGCCCGGACCAGCTGGCAGATCAGATGCGCCGCACATTGGGCCTCTGA
- a CDS encoding O-acetylhomoserine aminocarboxypropyltransferase/cysteine synthase family protein: MAASTEPTLDIQSAHFETRQIHAGVSPDPVTGARALPIQQTTSFVFPDAEAAARRFGLEEIAPIYSRIGNPTVQAVEDKVAALEGGVGALAVGSGQAATTLALLNLAEGGGHIVASPSLYGGTQNLFKHTLPKLGIDVSFVEDPDDVASWRAAVQPNTAAFFAETVANPRTDVLDIESVADTAHEVGVPLVVDNTLATPYLCRPIEFGADVVVHSATKFLGGHGTAIAGIIVDAGTFDYSKHPDRFPGFNEPDESYHGLVFGRDLGPEGIFGVNLSFVLKARVQLLRDLGPTLSPHNAFEINLGLETLSLRVERHVHNAAAVARFLRDHPAVRQVFYSGLPESPCWEHAQKYLPHGVGAVLSFEVHGEDAAAQAANGQAVVDALQLHSLVANVGDVRSLAIHPASTTHRQLTPEDQKAAGVKPGVVRLSVGIEHLDDILADLRQALDAVGQNAPQPATEAAAPAGAAAGTSAR; the protein is encoded by the coding sequence ATGGCTGCATCGACCGAACCCACCTTGGACATCCAGTCCGCCCACTTCGAGACCCGGCAGATCCATGCCGGAGTCTCCCCGGACCCCGTCACCGGGGCCCGGGCCCTGCCCATCCAGCAGACCACCTCCTTCGTCTTCCCCGACGCCGAGGCCGCCGCACGGCGCTTCGGTCTGGAGGAGATCGCCCCCATCTACTCCCGCATCGGCAACCCCACGGTCCAGGCCGTGGAGGACAAGGTTGCGGCTCTGGAGGGCGGCGTGGGAGCGCTCGCTGTGGGATCGGGCCAGGCGGCGACCACCCTGGCCCTGCTGAACCTGGCCGAGGGCGGTGGGCACATCGTCGCCTCGCCCTCGCTCTACGGCGGCACGCAGAACCTCTTCAAGCACACCCTGCCCAAGCTGGGCATCGACGTCAGCTTTGTGGAGGACCCGGACGACGTCGCCTCCTGGCGGGCCGCCGTTCAGCCGAACACTGCGGCCTTCTTCGCCGAGACGGTGGCCAACCCCCGCACCGACGTGTTGGACATCGAGAGCGTGGCCGACACCGCCCATGAGGTCGGCGTGCCGCTGGTGGTCGACAACACGCTGGCCACGCCGTACCTGTGCCGGCCCATCGAGTTCGGCGCCGATGTGGTGGTCCACTCCGCCACGAAGTTCCTGGGCGGGCACGGCACGGCCATCGCCGGGATCATCGTCGACGCCGGCACCTTCGACTACTCCAAGCATCCGGACCGGTTCCCCGGCTTCAACGAGCCGGACGAGAGCTATCACGGTCTGGTCTTCGGCAGGGATCTGGGGCCCGAGGGCATCTTCGGGGTGAATCTGTCCTTCGTCCTGAAGGCACGGGTGCAGCTGCTGCGGGACCTGGGCCCCACGCTGTCACCGCACAACGCCTTCGAGATCAACCTCGGCCTGGAGACGCTGAGCCTGCGCGTGGAGCGCCACGTGCACAACGCCGCGGCCGTGGCTCGCTTCCTGCGCGATCACCCGGCCGTCCGCCAGGTCTTCTACTCCGGACTTCCGGAGAGCCCCTGCTGGGAGCATGCCCAGAAGTACCTTCCCCACGGTGTGGGAGCCGTGCTGTCCTTCGAGGTCCACGGGGAGGATGCCGCGGCCCAGGCCGCCAACGGCCAGGCCGTGGTGGACGCCCTGCAGCTGCATTCCCTGGTGGCGAACGTGGGCGATGTGCGCTCTCTGGCCATCCACCCGGCCTCGACCACCCACCGTCAGCTCACCCCGGAGGACCAGAAGGCCGCCGGCGTGAAGCCGGGCGTGGTGCGCCTCTCTGTGGGGATCGAGCACCTGGACGACATCCTGGCCGACCTGCGGCAGGCTCTGGACGCCGTGGGGCAGAATGCGCCGCAGCCGGCGACAGAGGCGGCCGCTCCTGCCGGTGCAGCGGCAGGAACCTCTGCGCGATGA
- the gluQRS gene encoding tRNA glutamyl-Q(34) synthetase GluQRS codes for MPAGRYAPSPSGDLHLGNLRTALLAWLAAHAEDRQLLLRYEDLDAGRTVAGSAERQRADLESLGITFGGDVLRQSQRQDIYDDAVAELRSRGLVYECFCTRREIQEAARAPHAPPGAYPGTCRTLSEQDRARRREQRPPALRLRVPDWQREQSVEDRLLGRVDGVVDDLVLIRNDGTAAYNLAVVVDDHLTGVDQVLRGDDLASSAPRQAYLRELLYGAQARSAVEYIHVPLVLSPEGRRLAKRDGAVTLAQLRERGIGPDAVRDLLLDSLGLPPGSLGHASEAFRLEDLPCDPWTFQESALPQL; via the coding sequence ATGCCCGCAGGCCGTTATGCACCCAGCCCCTCAGGAGATCTGCACCTGGGGAACCTGCGCACGGCCCTGCTCGCCTGGCTGGCCGCCCACGCCGAGGACCGTCAGCTGCTGCTGCGTTACGAGGATCTCGACGCCGGCCGCACCGTCGCCGGCTCGGCTGAGCGTCAGCGCGCTGATCTGGAGTCTCTGGGGATCACCTTCGGCGGCGACGTCCTCCGGCAGTCCCAGCGTCAGGACATCTACGACGACGCCGTCGCTGAGCTCCGCAGCCGAGGCCTGGTCTACGAATGCTTCTGCACCCGGCGCGAGATCCAGGAGGCGGCGCGGGCACCCCACGCCCCGCCAGGCGCCTATCCGGGCACCTGCCGGACTCTCAGCGAGCAGGACCGGGCCCGGCGTCGGGAGCAGCGTCCGCCGGCGCTGCGGCTGCGCGTTCCGGATTGGCAGCGTGAGCAGAGCGTCGAGGACCGGCTGCTGGGCCGCGTGGACGGCGTCGTCGATGATCTGGTGCTGATCCGCAACGACGGCACCGCCGCCTACAACCTGGCTGTGGTGGTCGATGACCACCTCACCGGCGTGGACCAGGTGCTGCGCGGTGACGATCTGGCCTCCTCCGCGCCGCGGCAGGCCTACCTGCGGGAGCTGCTCTACGGTGCGCAGGCCCGCTCGGCGGTGGAGTACATCCATGTCCCGCTGGTGCTCAGCCCCGAGGGCCGCAGACTCGCCAAACGCGACGGTGCGGTCACCCTGGCCCAGCTCCGGGAACGGGGCATCGGACCCGACGCCGTCCGCGACCTGCTGCTGGACTCGCTCGGTCTGCCCCCGGGGTCGTTGGGCCATGCGTCGGAGGCCTTCCGGCTGGAGGATCTTCCGTGTGATCCGTGGACCTTTCAGGAGTCTGCCCTGCCGCAGCTCTGA
- a CDS encoding acetamidase/formamidase family protein: MTRILQPGDHVPEGAAYLPATDENVLWGRLPCAADDPVLRIAPGEEVVIDTLSHEGILEDQGRDPRAYFARHGVQEEQVLRDAVALAASDHPRRPTQDGPHVNTGPIYVEDARPGDFLKITVNRLERRVPYGVISNRHGKGALPEEFPRAQESVSVFAAVDESQGRAKGTIAPFAGAERTVSFDLAPFFGTMGVAVDGEDRPHSVPPGRHGGNIDIALLTEGASLYIPVQVPGALAFVGDPHFAQGDGEVALTAMEASLRGHVSFDVVAREEALTRFGDQVGPIAETAEHLIPTGMDEDLDLAVQNCVRNAIALLQARWGLDPEHAYAYLSAATDFNISQVVDIVKGVHARVKLEDFKGVR, from the coding sequence ATGACCAGAATCCTCCAGCCCGGCGACCATGTCCCCGAAGGTGCCGCCTACCTCCCCGCCACTGATGAAAACGTCCTGTGGGGCCGCCTGCCCTGCGCCGCCGATGACCCGGTGCTGCGCATCGCTCCGGGGGAGGAGGTCGTGATCGACACCCTGTCCCATGAGGGGATTCTGGAGGACCAGGGGCGGGATCCGCGCGCCTACTTCGCCCGGCACGGAGTGCAGGAGGAGCAGGTGCTCCGCGACGCCGTCGCGCTGGCGGCAAGCGATCATCCGCGCCGCCCGACCCAGGACGGTCCGCATGTGAACACCGGGCCGATCTACGTGGAGGATGCCCGTCCCGGCGACTTCCTGAAGATCACGGTGAACAGGCTGGAGCGCCGCGTGCCCTACGGCGTGATCTCCAACCGGCACGGCAAGGGAGCGCTTCCCGAGGAGTTCCCGCGGGCCCAGGAGAGCGTCTCCGTCTTCGCAGCGGTGGATGAATCGCAGGGGAGAGCCAAGGGCACCATCGCACCCTTCGCCGGCGCGGAGCGGACGGTCAGCTTCGACCTGGCCCCCTTCTTCGGCACGATGGGTGTGGCCGTGGACGGCGAGGACCGCCCGCACTCTGTGCCTCCCGGACGCCACGGCGGAAACATCGACATCGCGCTGCTCACCGAGGGCGCCTCCCTCTATATCCCTGTGCAGGTCCCTGGTGCCCTGGCCTTCGTCGGTGATCCGCACTTCGCCCAAGGTGACGGAGAGGTCGCCCTGACCGCCATGGAGGCCAGCCTGCGCGGACATGTGAGCTTCGACGTGGTGGCGCGCGAGGAGGCGCTGACACGCTTCGGCGACCAGGTGGGCCCCATCGCCGAGACGGCCGAGCACCTGATCCCCACCGGCATGGACGAGGACCTGGACCTGGCAGTGCAGAACTGTGTGCGCAATGCGATCGCGCTGCTGCAGGCCCGTTGGGGTCTGGACCCCGAGCACGCCTACGCGTACCTCTCCGCCGCCACGGACTTCAACATCTCCCAGGTGGTGGATATCGTCAAGGGTGTCCATGCGCGGGTGAAGCTCGAGGACTTCAAGGGGGTCCGGTGA
- a CDS encoding enoyl-CoA hydratase, with translation MNDFTTITVSTEERIGMIRLNRPEALNALNAELMDEVVRAAVEFDADPEIGAILLSGSEKAFAAGADIKEMASKDFAEMYSRDWFGRWDEFARLRTPVVAAVSGYALGGGCELAMMADLIIAGESAKFGQPEIDLGVIPGMGGSQRLTRSVGKAKAMDMVLTGRHIGAEEAERIGLVSRVVPDELLETEAAKAAGTIASKSKPAAQMAKEAVSAAFESPLHQGLQFERRLFHALFSTEDQTEGMAAFAEKRSPEWKHR, from the coding sequence ATGAATGACTTCACGACGATCACCGTCTCCACCGAGGAACGCATCGGCATGATCCGGCTGAACCGGCCGGAGGCGCTGAACGCGCTCAACGCCGAACTGATGGACGAGGTGGTCCGGGCCGCCGTGGAGTTCGACGCCGACCCGGAGATCGGCGCGATCCTGCTGAGCGGCTCGGAGAAGGCCTTCGCCGCCGGGGCGGACATCAAAGAGATGGCCTCCAAGGACTTCGCTGAGATGTACAGCCGTGACTGGTTCGGGCGCTGGGATGAGTTCGCCCGGCTGCGCACTCCAGTGGTGGCCGCCGTCTCCGGCTACGCCCTGGGCGGAGGCTGCGAGCTGGCTATGATGGCCGACCTGATCATCGCCGGCGAGAGTGCGAAGTTCGGGCAGCCGGAGATCGATCTGGGCGTCATCCCCGGCATGGGCGGCTCCCAGCGGCTCACCCGGTCGGTGGGCAAGGCCAAAGCCATGGATATGGTCCTCACCGGACGGCACATCGGCGCCGAGGAGGCAGAACGGATCGGCCTGGTCTCCCGGGTGGTCCCCGACGAACTGCTGGAGACCGAGGCTGCCAAGGCCGCCGGGACCATCGCCTCGAAGTCCAAGCCGGCAGCTCAGATGGCCAAAGAGGCTGTGTCTGCCGCCTTCGAGTCACCGCTGCATCAGGGCCTGCAGTTCGAGCGCCGACTCTTCCACGCTCTGTTCTCCACGGAGGACCAGACCGAGGGCATGGCGGCCTTCGCGGAGAAGCGCAGCCCCGAATGGAAGCACCGCTGA